One window of the Leucobacter komagatae genome contains the following:
- a CDS encoding NADP-dependent oxidoreductase, whose product MSQSTSTQIRLARRPTGWPVHEDFETATVEYGDLAPGEVRVRNEFVSVDPYMRGRMSDARSYVAPYELGAVISGGAVGRVVESANDSLPVGTAVLHQHGWTDVAQADGAKFRALPELAGVPLSVHLHMLGMTGLTAYVGLTTIAGLREGDTVFISGAAGAVGTAAGQIAKLLGAGRVVGSAGSPEKVALLTEKYGYDAAFNYKDGPVRKLLAEAAPDGVDVFFDNVGGDHLEGALAAMNDGGRLALCGAIAAYNATERPVGPSNMANMITRALTMQGFTVGAHWDKLPEFTERMSAWFGEGKIAYDETIVDGIDNTIDAFLAMMRGANTGKMLVRVGATE is encoded by the coding sequence ATGAGTCAGTCAACGAGCACCCAAATTCGCCTCGCCCGCCGCCCCACAGGCTGGCCCGTGCACGAAGACTTCGAGACCGCTACCGTCGAGTACGGCGATCTCGCGCCTGGCGAGGTGCGGGTGCGCAACGAGTTCGTCTCGGTCGACCCGTACATGCGCGGGCGCATGAGCGATGCCCGCAGCTACGTTGCGCCCTACGAGCTCGGCGCCGTGATCTCTGGCGGGGCCGTCGGCAGGGTCGTCGAGTCAGCGAACGATTCACTGCCCGTCGGCACCGCCGTCTTGCACCAGCACGGCTGGACCGACGTGGCGCAGGCCGACGGCGCGAAGTTCCGGGCACTGCCCGAACTCGCCGGAGTACCGCTCTCCGTCCACCTGCACATGCTCGGCATGACCGGGCTCACCGCCTACGTCGGCCTCACGACCATCGCGGGCCTGCGCGAGGGCGACACCGTCTTCATCTCGGGCGCCGCGGGCGCCGTCGGCACCGCCGCAGGCCAGATCGCGAAGCTCTTGGGCGCTGGCAGGGTGGTCGGGTCGGCAGGCTCGCCAGAGAAGGTGGCGCTGCTGACCGAGAAGTACGGCTACGACGCGGCGTTCAACTACAAAGACGGCCCGGTGCGAAAGCTGCTCGCAGAGGCAGCGCCCGACGGGGTCGACGTGTTCTTCGACAACGTCGGCGGAGACCACCTCGAGGGCGCCCTCGCCGCGATGAACGACGGCGGTAGGCTCGCGCTTTGCGGTGCGATCGCCGCGTACAACGCCACCGAGCGCCCCGTCGGCCCCTCGAACATGGCGAACATGATCACTCGCGCACTCACGATGCAGGGCTTCACCGTCGGTGCGCACTGGGACAAGCTGCCCGAGTTCACCGAACGCATGTCCGCGTGGTTTGGCGAGGGCAAGATCGCCTACGACGAAACCATCGTCGACGGCATCGACAACACCATCGACGCGTTCCTCGCGATGATGCGCGGCGCGAACACCGGCAAGATGCTCGTTCGCGTGGGGGCAACCGAGTAG
- a CDS encoding DUF1304 domain-containing protein has product MMITGLVLTGIAALIHVFIFYLESIAWTSARARRTFGTGTVEQAEAQRTLAFNQGFYNLFLAVAVFLGIVVVALGNVPVGATLVFTGAGSMVAASLVLGLSSPDKLGAAAKQGLVPALGIIALAIGLLG; this is encoded by the coding sequence ATGATGATCACAGGCCTTGTGCTGACCGGTATTGCGGCACTCATCCACGTGTTCATCTTCTACCTCGAATCCATCGCCTGGACGAGCGCGCGGGCGCGCCGCACGTTTGGCACGGGCACCGTCGAGCAGGCCGAGGCGCAGCGCACGCTCGCCTTCAATCAGGGGTTCTACAACCTGTTTCTCGCGGTCGCCGTGTTCCTCGGCATCGTCGTCGTAGCGCTGGGCAACGTGCCCGTGGGGGCAACCCTGGTCTTCACAGGCGCGGGCTCTATGGTCGCGGCAAGCCTCGTGCTTGGCCTCTCGTCACCAGACAAGCTTGGCGCCGCAGCGAAGCAGGGCCTCGTGCCGGCGCTCGGCATCATCGCGCTGGCGATCGGTCTCCTCGGGTAG
- a CDS encoding TetR/AcrR family transcriptional regulator, giving the protein MGRTQQFDTAEVVRAARGVFWANGYEASSIPDLESATGLKRSSIYHAFGSKQGLFETVIESYLTEVIRPRLAPLTAPTVAAGALEGYLAGLRAALLDAGTTAATSGCLLVNAAGAPISQDATVSRVIADYRAELRGAFANGVAARFPAAADTEVAVLADVCTGLVIAAVALVRVTPDAAVASIDAALALIGERAAQG; this is encoded by the coding sequence ATGGGTCGCACGCAGCAGTTCGACACCGCGGAGGTCGTGCGCGCGGCTCGAGGCGTGTTCTGGGCGAACGGGTACGAAGCGAGCTCGATCCCTGACCTCGAATCGGCCACGGGGCTGAAGCGCTCGAGCATCTACCACGCGTTCGGGTCGAAGCAGGGGCTGTTTGAGACCGTCATCGAGAGCTACCTGACCGAGGTCATCCGCCCCCGGCTCGCGCCGCTCACCGCCCCAACGGTCGCCGCGGGCGCGCTCGAGGGGTACCTCGCCGGGCTGCGCGCGGCGCTCCTCGATGCGGGCACGACGGCCGCGACGAGCGGTTGCCTGCTCGTGAACGCTGCGGGCGCGCCGATCTCGCAGGACGCCACCGTCTCACGGGTCATCGCCGACTATCGGGCTGAGCTGCGGGGAGCCTTCGCGAACGGCGTCGCCGCCAGGTTTCCGGCAGCGGCCGACACCGAGGTGGCCGTGCTTGCCGATGTCTGCACGGGCCTCGTGATCGCTGCCGTCGCGCTCGTGCGCGTCACCCCGGATGCGGCGGTCGCGAGCATCGACGCCGCGCTCGCGCTCATCGGCGAGCGCGCCGCACAGGGCTGA
- a CDS encoding thiamine-binding protein, with product MLIHVHVSPTPMGDENGRYSCVEGAIRVIEQSGLEYEVGALGTTIQGPADELWPLMRELHDATLTAGADRVMTHFRILEAKDDVIEASMTDLAARITH from the coding sequence ATGTTGATCCATGTTCATGTCTCACCCACTCCCATGGGAGACGAAAACGGTCGGTACAGCTGCGTCGAAGGCGCGATTCGCGTCATCGAGCAGAGCGGCCTCGAATACGAGGTCGGCGCGCTCGGCACGACCATTCAGGGACCGGCTGACGAGCTGTGGCCGCTCATGCGCGAGCTGCACGACGCGACGCTTACGGCCGGGGCCGATCGCGTGATGACGCACTTCCGCATCCTCGAAGCGAAGGACGACGTCATCGAAGCCTCGATGACCGACCTCGCCGCCCGCATCACGCACTAG
- a CDS encoding ABC transporter permease: protein MRILTRQILPVFLAVAGLVLAWGLLVRFTGVPAYLIPSPSSVWAAGWGDRALLGSHLAATLKIALSGFALGALGGVAIGIALGLSATLRRAAEPLLIASQAIPPVVLAPILISAMGFGAFPKILVVALGAFFPIAISASAAMRDADRYLVDLLVSMGASPFTVLRRVRLPGAIPAIVAGAKVAASYVVFSAIIAEWMGSSIGLGVYLQRSQASYRMDQLFAAVGVIAVLGVLLFWLASLIGDTVLARFRSTPNRKGV, encoded by the coding sequence GTGAGAATCCTCACGCGGCAGATCCTCCCCGTGTTCCTCGCCGTCGCAGGCCTGGTGCTCGCGTGGGGTCTGCTCGTGCGCTTCACAGGCGTGCCCGCGTACCTCATCCCGTCGCCCTCAAGCGTGTGGGCGGCGGGCTGGGGCGATCGGGCGCTGCTCGGCTCGCACCTCGCCGCGACGCTCAAGATCGCGCTCTCGGGTTTCGCGCTCGGGGCGCTCGGTGGCGTCGCGATCGGGATCGCGCTTGGCCTGTCCGCCACCCTGCGACGGGCGGCAGAACCGCTGCTCATCGCGAGCCAGGCGATCCCGCCCGTCGTGCTCGCGCCGATCCTCATCTCTGCGATGGGGTTCGGGGCGTTCCCGAAGATCCTTGTCGTGGCGCTCGGCGCGTTCTTCCCGATCGCGATTAGCGCGAGCGCGGCGATGCGCGACGCCGACAGGTACCTCGTCGACCTGCTGGTTTCGATGGGTGCGTCACCGTTCACGGTGCTGCGCCGGGTGAGGCTGCCGGGGGCGATCCCCGCGATCGTCGCGGGTGCGAAGGTCGCCGCGAGCTACGTCGTGTTTAGCGCAATCATCGCCGAGTGGATGGGCTCCTCCATCGGGCTCGGCGTCTACCTCCAACGTTCACAGGCGAGTTACCGGATGGATCAGCTCTTCGCCGCGGTCGGCGTCATCGCCGTGCTCGGCGTGCTGCTCTTCTGGCTCGCATCCCTGATCGGCGACACCGTGCTGGCGCGGTTCCGATCCACACCCAACAGAAAGGGCGTCTAA
- a CDS encoding ABC transporter substrate-binding protein, whose translation MAAHTKTTKTTKLSKAATATTATAARRTGVAAALAGSLLLAGCAASGPGANGGGGTDGGSAAGGTALTPVTLMLNWTPNAHHAGIYYAKDHGLYEEAGLDVEILEPGDGIGADASVAEGRAEFGISQAESLLPARAAGMDLEAVATLLPVNDSVLMGVKRSGFSEKLSSLAGLTYGGYGGALETEIMSALTTCGGGDPKEVEFIEIGNVDYLAGLEQGKFDVTWVFGGWDAQRAKAAADDVVILPMADHQDCIPNWYTPVIVGNATNMAKDPATAEAFLNATSRGYDEVVRDPAAGAKALLEAAPELDEGLVERAVAYYAPRFTAQGKFGEMDETVWQTFTDFLVQAKMLDDASPVEGAWTNEYLPGD comes from the coding sequence ATGGCCGCTCACACAAAGACCACGAAGACCACAAAGCTCTCGAAGGCCGCAACCGCCACGACCGCGACCGCCGCGCGCCGCACCGGGGTCGCCGCGGCACTCGCAGGCTCGCTGCTGCTCGCGGGCTGCGCCGCGTCGGGCCCCGGGGCAAACGGGGGCGGTGGCACCGACGGCGGCTCGGCCGCCGGGGGAACCGCGCTCACCCCCGTCACGCTTATGCTCAACTGGACGCCGAATGCGCACCACGCGGGCATCTACTACGCGAAGGATCACGGGCTGTACGAGGAGGCCGGTCTCGACGTTGAGATCCTTGAACCGGGCGACGGGATCGGGGCCGATGCCTCGGTCGCCGAGGGCCGCGCAGAGTTCGGCATCTCGCAGGCCGAGTCGCTGCTGCCCGCGCGCGCGGCCGGGATGGACCTCGAGGCGGTCGCGACGCTCCTGCCCGTGAACGACTCGGTGCTCATGGGCGTGAAGCGCTCGGGCTTCAGCGAGAAACTGAGCTCGCTCGCCGGCCTCACCTACGGCGGTTACGGCGGGGCGCTCGAGACCGAGATTATGTCGGCGCTCACGACCTGCGGCGGCGGGGACCCAAAGGAGGTCGAATTCATCGAGATCGGTAACGTCGATTACCTCGCGGGCCTCGAACAGGGCAAGTTTGACGTGACCTGGGTCTTCGGCGGCTGGGACGCGCAGCGCGCGAAGGCCGCAGCCGACGACGTGGTGATTCTGCCGATGGCCGACCACCAAGACTGCATCCCGAACTGGTACACGCCCGTGATCGTTGGCAACGCCACGAACATGGCGAAGGATCCGGCGACCGCGGAAGCCTTCCTCAACGCAACGAGCCGAGGCTACGACGAGGTCGTGCGTGACCCCGCCGCGGGCGCCAAGGCGCTCCTTGAAGCCGCGCCCGAGCTCGACGAGGGGCTCGTGGAACGCGCGGTCGCCTACTACGCGCCCCGCTTCACCGCCCAGGGGAAGTTTGGCGAGATGGACGAGACGGTGTGGCAGACCTTCACCGACTTCCTCGTGCAGGCGAAAATGCTCGACGACGCCTCGCCCGTCGAGGGAGCATGGACCAACGAGTACCTGCCGGGCGACTAG
- a CDS encoding ABC transporter ATP-binding protein has protein sequence MSTLRVESISHAFPQPGAGWFSRRGRGVPVLEDVSFEAEAGTLTAILGPSGCGKSTLLRLLAGLEAPTSGRALLGGAQLSGKPGGVAYHPQRDALLPWLRVLDNATLGAETCGRDRATARAEALALLERFGLAGNAEAWPDELSGGMRQRVALMRTFLMPQKVLALDEPLGALDALTRRQLQHWLTGIVASDGRPILLVTHDIDEALLLADRILVLSARPGRIVHVEERPDAATRLREHDDGGDRGAARRLLGWLGGSA, from the coding sequence GTGAGCACCCTCAGGGTCGAGTCGATCTCGCACGCGTTCCCGCAGCCCGGCGCGGGCTGGTTCTCGCGCCGGGGGCGCGGCGTGCCCGTGCTCGAGGACGTCTCGTTTGAGGCCGAGGCCGGCACACTGACGGCCATCCTCGGGCCGAGCGGCTGCGGGAAATCGACGCTGCTTAGGCTACTCGCGGGCCTCGAGGCCCCGACCTCCGGGCGAGCGCTCCTCGGCGGGGCGCAGCTGTCGGGCAAGCCCGGCGGGGTCGCGTATCACCCGCAGCGCGACGCCCTGCTCCCGTGGCTGCGGGTGCTCGACAACGCGACGCTCGGGGCGGAGACCTGCGGCCGCGACCGCGCTACGGCGAGGGCGGAGGCGCTCGCGCTGCTTGAACGCTTCGGGCTCGCGGGGAACGCCGAGGCGTGGCCCGACGAGCTGTCGGGCGGCATGCGCCAGCGGGTCGCGCTCATGCGCACCTTCCTGATGCCGCAAAAGGTGCTCGCGCTCGACGAGCCGCTCGGCGCGCTCGACGCCCTCACCCGGAGACAGCTGCAGCACTGGCTCACGGGCATCGTGGCGAGCGACGGTCGGCCGATCCTGCTCGTCACGCACGACATTGACGAGGCGCTGCTGCTCGCCGATCGGATCCTCGTCTTGAGCGCGCGGCCCGGGCGCATCGTGCACGTCGAAGAGCGACCCGACGCGGCGACCAGGCTGCGCGAGCACGATGACGGGGGCGACCGCGGGGCCGCGCGCAGGCTGCTCGGCTGGCTCGGCGGCAGTGCGTAA
- a CDS encoding ABC-F family ATP-binding cassette domain-containing protein → MTATLVAQAIAGGYAHRTLFEDLDLTVAPGDVVGVVGVNGAGKSTLLRILGGELVPQSGTVQLAPQDAFVGWLPQEHERVAGETVAAYVARRTGCAQATVEMDRAAEALGDPAAQGAGDPDPADVYSAALDRWLASGAADLEERLPAVLAELGLGLAPEALMTSLSGGQAARVGLAALLLSRFDIVLLDEPTNDLDLDGLERLEGFVQGLRGGAVLVSHDREFLARCVTKVLELDLAQNSNRVFGGGYDAYLEEREIVRQHKRDDYEEFAAKKADLVSRARTQREWSSQGVRNAMKKAPDNDKIRRAASMESSEKQAQKVRQMESRIRRLEEVEEPRKEWQLEFTIGQAPRSSSVVATLNGAVARQGDFTLGPVSLQLNAGERVGITGPNGAGKSTLLRLLLGRQEPDSGSAALGTSVAIGEIDQARSLFAGSEPLADAFEALVPEMTSADVRTLLAKFGLKADHVLRPAGDLSPGERTRAGLALLQARGVNVLVLDEPTNHLDLPAIEQLEQALESYEGALLLVTHDRRMLNTVRLDRRWHVEAGGVVEL, encoded by the coding sequence ATGACTGCAACTCTCGTCGCCCAGGCGATCGCGGGCGGATACGCGCACCGCACCCTCTTCGAAGACCTCGACCTCACTGTCGCCCCGGGCGATGTCGTCGGGGTCGTCGGGGTGAACGGCGCCGGGAAGTCGACGCTGCTGCGCATCCTCGGGGGCGAGCTCGTGCCCCAGTCGGGCACCGTGCAGCTCGCGCCGCAGGACGCGTTCGTCGGCTGGCTGCCGCAGGAGCACGAGCGCGTCGCGGGCGAGACCGTCGCCGCCTACGTCGCCAGGCGCACCGGCTGCGCGCAGGCGACGGTCGAGATGGACCGGGCGGCGGAGGCCCTCGGAGACCCCGCCGCGCAGGGAGCGGGGGATCCGGATCCCGCAGACGTGTACTCCGCGGCGCTCGACCGGTGGCTCGCGAGCGGCGCGGCCGACCTCGAAGAACGCCTCCCGGCCGTGCTCGCCGAGCTGGGTCTGGGGCTCGCCCCCGAGGCGCTCATGACCTCGCTGTCGGGCGGCCAGGCAGCGCGCGTCGGCCTCGCCGCGCTGCTCCTGTCGCGGTTCGACATCGTGCTGCTCGACGAGCCGACGAACGACCTCGACCTCGATGGCCTTGAGCGGCTCGAGGGCTTCGTACAGGGGTTGCGCGGCGGCGCGGTGCTCGTGAGCCACGACCGCGAGTTTCTCGCGCGCTGCGTGACGAAGGTGCTCGAGCTCGACCTCGCCCAGAACAGCAACCGGGTGTTCGGCGGCGGCTACGACGCGTACCTCGAGGAGCGCGAGATCGTCCGCCAGCACAAGCGCGACGACTACGAGGAGTTCGCCGCGAAGAAAGCAGACCTCGTATCGCGGGCCCGCACGCAGCGCGAGTGGTCAAGCCAGGGCGTGAGAAATGCGATGAAGAAGGCGCCCGATAACGACAAGATTCGCCGCGCGGCGTCGATGGAATCGAGCGAGAAGCAGGCGCAGAAGGTGCGGCAGATGGAGAGCCGCATTAGGCGCCTCGAAGAGGTCGAGGAGCCGCGCAAGGAGTGGCAGCTCGAGTTCACCATCGGGCAGGCGCCCCGGTCGAGCTCCGTCGTCGCGACGCTGAACGGCGCGGTCGCCAGGCAGGGCGACTTCACGCTCGGGCCGGTGTCGCTGCAGCTCAACGCGGGGGAGCGGGTCGGCATCACGGGGCCGAACGGCGCCGGGAAGTCGACGCTGCTCCGGCTGCTCCTCGGCAGGCAGGAGCCCGACTCGGGGAGCGCCGCGCTCGGCACGTCGGTCGCGATCGGTGAAATCGACCAGGCCCGATCGCTGTTTGCGGGCAGTGAGCCGCTCGCCGACGCGTTTGAGGCGCTCGTGCCCGAGATGACGTCGGCGGATGTGCGCACACTGCTCGCGAAGTTCGGGTTGAAGGCCGACCACGTGCTCCGCCCGGCGGGTGACCTGTCGCCAGGTGAGCGCACCCGCGCCGGGCTGGCGCTGCTGCAGGCGCGCGGGGTGAACGTGCTCGTGCTCGACGAGCCGACGAACCACCTCGACCTGCCCGCGATTGAGCAGCTCGAGCAAGCGCTCGAAAGCTACGAGGGCGCGCTGCTGCTCGTCACGCACGATCGGCGCATGCTGAACACGGTGCGGCTCGACCGCCGCTGGCACGTCGAGGCGGGCGGCGTCGTAGAGCTGTAG
- a CDS encoding bile acid:sodium symporter family protein, which produces MGSALTTIGLPVALGIIMLGLGLSLRVGDFTRIAKHPRAVFIALVCQLLILPALCFGLVLAFNLSPVLAVGMMMLAASPGGTTANLYSHLFRGDVALNISLTALNSVIAVFTLPLITNLAIAHFMPGEETLGLQLSKTIEVFAIVLLPVALGMFVRWQWPTFADRMDKPVRVASVVILIVVIAGAIVSNLDMLLENLGQLALITVLFCLLSLSVGFFVPRLLRVGRTQAIASSFEIGIHNATLAIVIAQTVLGNTELSLPAAVYGVLMFFVALAFGFGLRAAYRRVDAAEGAANSAAASSV; this is translated from the coding sequence ATGGGATCAGCGTTGACCACCATCGGATTACCCGTCGCCCTCGGCATCATCATGCTCGGCCTCGGCCTGAGCCTCCGGGTCGGAGACTTCACCAGGATTGCGAAGCACCCGCGGGCGGTGTTCATAGCGCTCGTGTGCCAGCTGCTCATCCTCCCCGCACTCTGCTTCGGCCTCGTGCTCGCGTTCAACCTCTCGCCGGTACTCGCGGTCGGCATGATGATGCTCGCGGCCTCACCCGGCGGTACTACTGCGAACCTCTACAGCCACCTGTTCCGCGGCGATGTTGCGCTCAACATCTCGCTCACGGCCCTGAACTCGGTCATCGCGGTCTTCACGCTGCCGCTCATCACGAACCTCGCGATCGCCCACTTCATGCCCGGGGAGGAAACGCTTGGTCTGCAGCTGTCGAAGACGATCGAGGTCTTCGCGATCGTGCTGCTTCCGGTCGCGCTCGGCATGTTTGTACGGTGGCAGTGGCCGACCTTCGCCGACAGGATGGACAAGCCCGTCAGGGTCGCCTCGGTCGTCATCCTGATCGTCGTCATCGCGGGCGCGATCGTGTCGAACCTCGACATGCTGCTCGAGAACCTCGGCCAGCTCGCGCTCATCACGGTGCTGTTCTGCCTGCTGAGCCTGAGCGTCGGCTTCTTCGTCCCGAGGCTCCTCAGGGTCGGGCGTACCCAGGCCATCGCGAGTTCGTTTGAGATCGGCATCCACAACGCAACGCTCGCCATTGTGATCGCGCAGACGGTGCTCGGCAACACGGAGCTGTCGCTCCCGGCCGCCGTCTACGGCGTGCTCATGTTCTTCGTCGCGCTCGCGTTCGGCTTCGGCCTCCGGGCGGCGTACCGCCGGGTGGACGCAGCCGAGGGTGCGGCAAACAGCGCCGCGGCGAGCTCTGTCTAG